From Acinonyx jubatus isolate Ajub_Pintada_27869175 chromosome B2, VMU_Ajub_asm_v1.0, whole genome shotgun sequence, a single genomic window includes:
- the TAF11 gene encoding transcription initiation factor TFIID subunit 11 isoform X1 → MDNACESPPEKGGETGESEETAAAPGGPGATDTDGIPEETDGDGDADLKEAAAEEGELKSQDISDLTAVEREDSSLLTPAAKKMKIDTKEKKEKKQKVDEDEIQKMQILVSSFSEEQLNRYEMYRRSAFPKAAIKRLIQSITGTSVSQNVVIAMSGISKVFVGEVVEEALDVCEKWGEMPPLQPKHMREAVRRLKSKGQIPNSKHKKIIF, encoded by the exons aTGGATAATGCCTGCGAGTCGCCCCCGGAAAAAGGTGGAGAGACGGGGGAGTCAGAAGAAACGGCTGCTGCTCCCGGGGGCCCGGGGGCTACCGACACAGACGGAATCCCAGAAGAAACTGATGGGGACGGAGATGCGGATTTGAAAGAAGCTGCGGCGGAGGAAGGCGAG CTCAAGAGTCAGGATATCTCAGATTTAACAGCAGTTGAAAGGGAAGACTCATCTTTACTTACTCCTGCagccaaaaaaatgaaaatagataccaaagaaaagaaagagaagaagcaaaaaGTGGATGAAGATGAGATTCAAAAGATGCA AATcctggtttcttctttttctgaggaGCAACTGAACCGTTACGAGATGTACCGCCGGTCAGCATTCCCTAAGGCAGCCATTAAAAGG CTGATCCAGTCCATCACTGGCACCTCTGTGTCTCAGAATGTTGTTATTGCTATGTCTGGCATTTCCAAGGTTTTCGTCGGGGAGGTGGTAGAAGAAG CACTGGATGTGTGTGAGAAGTGGGGAGAGATGCCACCACTACAACCCAAACATATGAGGGAGGCTGTTCGGAGGTTAAAGTCGAAGGGGCAGATCCCCAACTCAAAGCACAAAAAAATCATCTTCTAG
- the TAF11 gene encoding transcription initiation factor TFIID subunit 11 isoform X2: MDNACESPPEKGGETGESEETAAAPGGPGATDTDGIPEETDGDGDADLKEAAAEEGELKSQDISDLTAVEREDSSLLTPAAKKMKIDTKEKKEKKQKVDEDEIQKMQILVSSFSEEQLNRYEMYRRSAFPKAAIKRHWMCVRSGERCHHYNPNI, translated from the exons aTGGATAATGCCTGCGAGTCGCCCCCGGAAAAAGGTGGAGAGACGGGGGAGTCAGAAGAAACGGCTGCTGCTCCCGGGGGCCCGGGGGCTACCGACACAGACGGAATCCCAGAAGAAACTGATGGGGACGGAGATGCGGATTTGAAAGAAGCTGCGGCGGAGGAAGGCGAG CTCAAGAGTCAGGATATCTCAGATTTAACAGCAGTTGAAAGGGAAGACTCATCTTTACTTACTCCTGCagccaaaaaaatgaaaatagataccaaagaaaagaaagagaagaagcaaaaaGTGGATGAAGATGAGATTCAAAAGATGCA AATcctggtttcttctttttctgaggaGCAACTGAACCGTTACGAGATGTACCGCCGGTCAGCATTCCCTAAGGCAGCCATTAAAAGG CACTGGATGTGTGTGAGAAGTGGGGAGAGATGCCACCACTACAACCCAAACATATGA